A window of the Umboniibacter marinipuniceus genome harbors these coding sequences:
- a CDS encoding sensor histidine kinase, with product MKIRKSYRGRIFGLIIVLITVSVMVMLFTLFTLFRSVAYQNQYILSSYVDNQALLFERMLLEQPDWQVEDRLTVMRRVYSQFDRQTLPINETTGVFEVIVQTNDEMHWLMGGDTIVSSAAYLMEDKVILAALNGAQGVVMLDDGFTEPQVKAFSGLPEWGVAFVLTVSINELREPFVNAAIKAVLAAVILTSIGGWFFYRISRPIIVDLEENELKYRTLFDNANEGVLLLAPEIVDCNDRAAMIFGMTKWELLGRDLDSFSVKNQAYQQPRDFISRAENGEAQYFLWLVRDSGGSEHELEVMMRKVELDEQDRLLVTLVDITDRRRAEKDLRVAEKAIRDGRDHLAHVARLNTMGEMAAGIAHEINQPLSAITTYAQASEKLLQRPELDREMMEEAFNQIAKQARRAGEVIRRLRDFVNKSGTNLQLWAPEDIVAESVALGMVDARKYDIPVVTDLQVGIAPIQVDAVQIQQVLINLIRNALEAVAAFRQSDGQVDVILFAEDRGVIIQIGDNGPGLSEEALQRVFHPFFTTKASGMGIGLSISHSIVQAHKGTMRVFNKNEGGAVFEVCLPYAKASA from the coding sequence CGTAAGAGCTATCGGGGTCGAATTTTCGGTCTAATCATCGTACTCATCACCGTGAGTGTCATGGTGATGTTGTTCACGCTTTTTACACTTTTTCGAAGTGTCGCCTACCAAAATCAATATATCTTATCTAGTTATGTTGATAACCAAGCCCTATTGTTTGAACGGATGTTACTGGAACAGCCTGACTGGCAGGTTGAAGACCGGCTGACCGTGATGCGAAGAGTGTATTCGCAATTTGACCGGCAAACGCTCCCAATCAACGAGACAACGGGAGTCTTTGAGGTCATCGTGCAAACCAACGATGAGATGCATTGGCTAATGGGCGGCGATACGATCGTCTCCAGTGCTGCTTATCTCATGGAAGATAAGGTGATTCTTGCTGCCTTAAACGGCGCTCAAGGTGTAGTCATGCTTGATGATGGTTTCACTGAACCGCAGGTGAAAGCATTCTCTGGTTTGCCCGAATGGGGCGTTGCCTTTGTGTTGACCGTATCAATCAATGAACTGCGCGAACCCTTCGTAAATGCGGCGATTAAAGCGGTGTTAGCCGCGGTAATTCTTACCTCAATAGGCGGTTGGTTCTTCTATCGGATTAGTAGGCCAATTATTGTTGATTTGGAAGAGAATGAACTGAAGTATCGCACCTTGTTCGATAACGCCAACGAGGGGGTGTTGCTGCTAGCACCAGAAATAGTGGACTGTAATGATCGTGCCGCAATGATTTTTGGTATGACTAAGTGGGAGCTTCTTGGTCGTGACCTCGATAGCTTTTCGGTGAAAAATCAGGCGTATCAGCAGCCTCGTGACTTCATATCTCGAGCAGAAAATGGCGAGGCTCAGTACTTCTTGTGGCTCGTCCGCGATAGCGGGGGTTCCGAGCATGAACTTGAAGTGATGATGCGAAAAGTGGAGCTCGATGAGCAGGATAGACTTTTGGTCACACTGGTAGACATCACTGATCGTCGAAGAGCGGAGAAGGATCTGCGTGTGGCGGAAAAGGCTATTCGTGACGGCCGTGATCATCTTGCTCACGTCGCACGCCTCAATACCATGGGTGAAATGGCGGCGGGGATTGCTCATGAGATTAATCAACCACTCTCTGCAATTACCACCTATGCCCAGGCGAGTGAAAAGCTACTTCAGCGCCCTGAATTAGATAGAGAGATGATGGAGGAGGCATTCAATCAGATTGCCAAGCAAGCGCGGCGTGCAGGCGAGGTTATCCGACGCCTGCGAGACTTTGTCAATAAGAGTGGCACTAATCTTCAACTCTGGGCTCCTGAAGATATTGTGGCTGAATCTGTGGCGCTTGGCATGGTCGACGCGCGAAAGTATGACATCCCAGTAGTCACTGATCTTCAAGTTGGCATCGCGCCCATCCAAGTTGATGCGGTGCAAATACAGCAAGTATTGATCAATTTGATTCGTAACGCTCTTGAGGCCGTTGCGGCATTCCGACAGTCCGACGGCCAAGTAGATGTGATACTGTTTGCCGAGGATAGGGGTGTCATTATTCAGATTGGCGATAATGGACCTGGGCTTAGTGAGGAAGCGCTTCAGCGTGTATTTCATCCATTCTTCACCACCAAAGCATCGGGGATGGGGATTGGACTATCCATTAGTCACTCCATTGTCCAAGCTCACAAAGGTACTATGAGAGTATTTAATAAAAACGAAGGCGGGGCGGTTTTCGAAGTTTGCCTGCCCTATGCGAAAGCATCGGCGTAG